One segment of Yersinia kristensenii DNA contains the following:
- the rpsB gene encoding 30S ribosomal protein S2 has product MATVSMRDMLQAGVHFGHQTRYWNPKMKPFIFGARNKVHIINLEKTVPLFNEALAELKKISSRKGKILFVGTKRAASEAVKEAANNCDQFFVNHRWLGGMLTNWKTVRQSIKRLKDLEIQSQDGTFDKLTKKEALMRTRELNKLENSLGGIKDMGGLPDALFVVDADHEHIAIKEANNLGIPVFSIVDTNSDPDGVDFIIPGNDDAIRAVKLYLSAVATAVTEGRSQDLAVQAEESFVEAE; this is encoded by the coding sequence CCATGCGCGACATGCTCCAGGCCGGTGTTCACTTCGGTCACCAGACCCGTTACTGGAACCCGAAAATGAAGCCTTTCATCTTCGGCGCACGTAACAAAGTTCACATCATCAACCTGGAAAAGACCGTACCATTGTTCAACGAAGCTCTGGCTGAATTGAAAAAGATCTCTTCCCGTAAAGGTAAGATCTTGTTCGTTGGTACTAAACGCGCAGCAAGCGAAGCGGTAAAAGAAGCTGCCAACAACTGCGACCAGTTCTTCGTGAACCATCGCTGGTTGGGCGGGATGCTGACTAACTGGAAAACCGTTCGTCAGTCCATCAAACGTTTGAAAGATTTGGAAATCCAGTCTCAAGACGGCACCTTTGACAAGCTGACCAAAAAAGAAGCGCTGATGCGTACTCGTGAACTGAACAAGCTGGAAAACAGCCTGGGCGGTATCAAAGACATGGGCGGCTTACCAGACGCATTGTTCGTTGTTGATGCTGATCACGAACACATCGCTATCAAAGAAGCTAACAACCTGGGTATCCCGGTATTCTCTATCGTTGATACTAACTCCGATCCAGATGGCGTTGACTTCATCATCCCAGGTAACGATGACGCAATCCGTGCAGTTAAACTGTACCTGAGCGCTGTTGCTACTGCCGTCACTGAAGGTCGTTCTCAAGATCTGGCCGTTCAAGCGGAAGAAAGCTTCGTAGAAGCTGAATAA
- the tsf gene encoding translation elongation factor Ts: MVAITAALVKELRERTAAGMMECKKALVEANGDIELAIDNMRKSGQAKAAKKAGRIAAEGIILAKISADGKFGVILELNCETDFVAKDAGFKAFGEEVINAALADKIADIDVLKAKFEEQRANLVAKIGENINIRRVAALEGDVLGTYLHGARIGVMVAATGADEELVKHIAMHIAASKPEYVKPEDVPAEVVAREHQIQLDIAIESGKPREIAEKMVEGRMRKFTGEVSLTGQNFVMDPSKTVGDLLKEHNADVVNFIRFEVGEGIEKVETDFAAEVAAMSKQS; encoded by the coding sequence ATGGTTGCTATTACCGCTGCTTTGGTAAAAGAACTGCGTGAGCGTACTGCCGCAGGCATGATGGAATGTAAAAAGGCGTTGGTTGAAGCTAACGGCGACATCGAGCTTGCCATCGACAATATGCGTAAATCTGGTCAGGCTAAAGCTGCCAAGAAAGCAGGCCGTATCGCTGCTGAAGGTATTATCCTGGCTAAAATTTCAGCTGACGGCAAATTCGGTGTGATTCTGGAACTGAACTGCGAAACTGACTTCGTTGCTAAAGATGCTGGCTTCAAAGCATTCGGCGAAGAAGTGATCAACGCAGCTCTGGCTGACAAAATTGCTGATATCGACGTTCTGAAAGCTAAGTTCGAAGAACAACGCGCTAACCTGGTAGCTAAAATCGGTGAGAACATCAACATTCGCCGTGTTGCTGCTCTGGAAGGCGATGTTCTGGGGACTTATCTGCACGGTGCACGTATCGGTGTTATGGTTGCGGCAACTGGCGCTGATGAAGAGCTGGTTAAGCACATTGCTATGCACATCGCTGCAAGCAAACCTGAATATGTTAAGCCAGAAGATGTTCCTGCTGAAGTTGTTGCTCGTGAGCACCAAATCCAGTTGGACATCGCTATCGAATCCGGCAAACCACGTGAAATTGCTGAGAAAATGGTTGAAGGCCGTATGCGTAAGTTCACCGGCGAAGTTTCTCTGACTGGTCAGAACTTCGTTATGGACCCAAGCAAAACTGTTGGCGATCTGTTGAAAGAGCACAACGCTGACGTTGTAAACTTCATCCGCTTCGAAGTGGGCGAAGGCATTGAGAAAGTTGAGACTGACTTTGCTGCTGAAGTTGCAGCAATGAGCAAACAGTCTTAA
- the pyrH gene encoding UMP kinase, with product MATNAKPVYQRILLKLSGEALQGAEGFGIDASVLDRMAQEVKELVELGIQVGVVIGGGNLFRGAGLAQAGMNRVVGDHMGMLATVMNGLAMRDALHRAYVNARLMSAIPLNGVCDNYSWAEAISLLRHNRVVIFAAGTGNPFFTTDSAACLRGIEIEADVVLKATKVDGVYSADPVKNPDATLYEQLTYQDVLERELKVMDLAAFTLARDHNLPIRVFNMNKPGALRRVVMGENEGTLITKEVISAAK from the coding sequence ATGGCAACCAATGCAAAACCCGTATATCAGCGTATCCTGCTTAAGCTTAGCGGTGAAGCCCTGCAAGGCGCAGAAGGTTTTGGTATCGACGCAAGCGTTTTGGATCGCATGGCTCAAGAAGTTAAAGAGCTGGTCGAATTGGGCATTCAAGTCGGTGTGGTGATTGGCGGTGGTAACTTATTCCGCGGTGCCGGTTTGGCACAAGCTGGGATGAACCGCGTAGTGGGCGACCACATGGGAATGCTGGCTACCGTAATGAACGGCCTGGCAATGCGAGATGCACTGCACCGTGCCTATGTGAACGCCCGCCTGATGTCTGCTATTCCACTTAATGGTGTGTGTGATAATTACAGCTGGGCCGAAGCTATCAGCCTGCTGCGTCACAACCGTGTGGTCATTTTTGCTGCGGGTACGGGTAACCCATTTTTCACTACAGACTCCGCGGCTTGTCTGCGTGGTATCGAAATTGAAGCTGATGTTGTGTTAAAAGCAACAAAAGTCGATGGGGTTTACTCCGCAGATCCGGTGAAAAATCCTGACGCAACACTGTACGAACAGTTAACCTATCAGGACGTTTTAGAGCGTGAGCTGAAAGTTATGGATCTGGCGGCCTTCACTTTGGCCCGTGACCACAATCTGCCAATTCGTGTTTTCAACATGAATAAACCTGGCGCTCTACGCCGTGTGGTGATGGGTGAGAACGAAGGGACATTAATCACTAAAGAAGTGATATCGGCAGCTAAATAA